From one Amaranthus tricolor cultivar Red isolate AtriRed21 chromosome 17, ASM2621246v1, whole genome shotgun sequence genomic stretch:
- the LOC130804376 gene encoding uncharacterized protein LOC130804376: protein MADHQPKDLNLSVEEGRANNRLSHLKNSHMTTKSKFIIPNHHSEKLVGILHDTGSKDLVIICHGIKSTKERIPMVSLANAIERIGISTFRFDFAGNGESEGSFLYGNYRREVEDLHAVIQHFRGLDLVISTIIGHSKGGNVVLLYAAKYHGVHRVVNISGRFDLKKGIEGRLGKNYLERMANTGFIDVFSKTGKFQYRVTKESLMDRLSTDVQAACCLIPENCRVLSIHGSMDQIVAVKDALEFHKVIGNHTLHIIEGADHEFTSHQNELVKVVLDFLGDQNRLNDATQSAPFDVQGPFICSKL, encoded by the exons ATGGCTGATCATCAACCCAAAGACTTAAATTTGTCCGTAGAAGAGGGACGAGCAAATAACAGATTAAGTCATCTTAAGAATTCACACA TGACAACAAAAAGTAAGTTTATCATACCAAATCATCATAGCGAAAAACTAGTGGGGATATTGCATGACACAGGGTCCAAGGATCTTGTAATTATATGCCATGGAATCAAGTCTACAAAG GAACGCATACCCATGGTGAGCCTTGCCAATGCAATAGAAAGGATCGGAATTAGTACCTTCCGTTTCGACTTTGCTGGAAATGG TGAAAGTGAGGGTTCTTTTCTATATGGAAACTACCGTAGAGAAGTTGAGGATTTGCATGCAGTTATCCAACATTTCCGGGGACTTGACCTTGTTATAAGCACAATTATTGGTCATAGTAAAG GAGGGAATGTAGTGCTGCTGTATGCTGCTAAATACCACGGTGTTCATAGAGTTGTTAATATTTCTGGTCGTTTTGATCTGAAGAAAGGCATTGAAGGTCGCCTGGGCAAGAATTATCTGGAGAGGATGGCTAACACTGGATTTATTGACGTTTTTAGTAAAACTG GGAAATTTCAGTACCGTGTAACTAAGGAGAGCTTAATGGATCGCCTTTCAACAGATGTTCAAGCAGCATGTTGTTTAATACCCGAGAACTGCAG AGTTTTAAGTATCCATGGTTCAATGGACCAAATTGTAGCAGTTAAGGACGCCTTGGAATTTCATAAAGTCATTGGCAATCATACGCTTCATATTATAGAAGGGGCTGATCACGAATTTACTTCGCATCAGAATGAATTGGTAAAAGTAGTCTTAGATTTTCTTGGAGATCAAAATCGACTTAATGATGCAACGCAGTCGGCACCATTTGATGTACAAGGCCCTTTTATCTGTTCAAAGCTTTGA
- the LOC130803765 gene encoding LOB domain-containing protein 22-like → MANNNFYQQEQNRPACAACEYRRRKCNPDCLLAPYFPQHNLQQFINAHRLFKVSYMIKTLKSLSPDDHHKAMHDIIFIANARANDPVGGCKRIIDSLSYQIAYFRNEFHHINAQIHAIRNSFPRNIHLQYVPPPSFIEHPGSFNHYYRRNGKKEAREIWEVRNRK, encoded by the exons ATGGCTAATAATAATTTCTACCAGCAAGAACAAAATAGGCCGGCTTGCGCCGCATGTGAATACCGACGACGGAAATGTAATCCCGATTGCTTATTAGCCCCTTACTTCCCACAACACAATCTCCAACAATTCATTAATGCTCATAGATTGTTTAAAGTTTCATACATGATCAAGACTCTTAAATCATTGTCTCCTGATGATCATCATAAGGCCATGCATGACATTATCTTCATTGCTAACGCACGTGCCAATGATCCTGTCGGTGGTTGTAAGCGTATTATTGATTCTTTGTCTTACCAAATTGCTTACTTTCGGAATGAATTCCATCATATTAATGCCCAAATTCATGCTATTCGTAATTCTTTTCCTCGTAATATTCATCTACAATATGTGCCGCCGCCCTCCTTCATCGAGCACCCTGGGAGTTTTAATCACTATTACag GAGAAATGGGAAAAAGGAAGCAAGGGAAATATGGGAAGTGCGAAATAGGAAGTGA